Proteins co-encoded in one Malus sylvestris chromosome 9, drMalSylv7.2, whole genome shotgun sequence genomic window:
- the LOC126633931 gene encoding uncharacterized protein LOC126633931, whose translation MVYDDKNGHDSGSGNKTSSNGGNGGDGRDNVGLRSVVIAVGGGDNDCDDGGNSNNNGRGYSGGANIVGFGGWCNNRGGGISGAGGCGCGRSDGGCGGYNDDYGSDCGGSDNSCSDIGGDCCCFGCGYRLWPVMIVMVMVTTMVMLMVVVV comes from the exons ATGGTATATGATGATAAAAATGGACATGATAGTGGAAGTGGCAATAAAACTAGTAGCAACGGCGGTAATGGTGGTGATGGTAGGGACAATGTGGG GCTAAGGTCAGTGGTTATAGCTGTTGGTGGTGGCGACAACGACTGTGACGATGGTGGCAATAGCAACAACAATGGTAGGGGGTATAGTGGTGGTGCCAATATAGTGGGGTTTGGTGGTTGGTGTAATAATAGGGGTGGTGGTATCAGTGGTGCTGGTGGGTGTGGTTGTGGTAGAAGTGATGGCGGTTGTGGTGGCTACAATGATGATTATGGTAGTGATTGTGGTGGCAGCGACAATAGTTGTAGCGACATTGGTGGAGATTGTTGTTgttttggttgtggttataggTTGTGGCCGGTGATGATTGTTATGGTGATGGTGACAACGATGGTGATGTTAATGGTTGTGGTGGTGTAA